From a single Brassica oleracea var. oleracea cultivar TO1000 chromosome C5, BOL, whole genome shotgun sequence genomic region:
- the LOC106344182 gene encoding uncharacterized protein LOC106344182 — protein MVVQDPAKRLPIDYNFPKDGVKRHFSHLHYTRQLGDGKKQDRRWLLYSKKLNKIFCFCCKLFNKSDSSQLASVGFNDWRNVLKRLKEHESGREHILCMKQWAELDLRLQKNQTIDKYAQDEINKEKIHWRQVLLRIISVVKTLAKQNLAFRGSNKKIGEEGCGTFLSFIEMIADFDPVMIEHLRRFKERESRTHYLSGRIQNELIALLGNEIKGMIIKKIQSAKFFSVILDCTPDISHHEQMTVVIRCVDVSTTSVKVEEFFLTFLKVDDTSGEGLFRDLQDVLVAFDLKIDDVRGQGWKIFEDHVDGLTLKSLSNTRWESHGESVKAIRFQAPKIMNALVYIAENSVDPQEQKSMEIEAVFPKQGKRVIKRKIQHGESSENVEGSVTLSPEEKFRVDYFIQIMDQALYSLGTRFEQFEKYEKIFGFLFDLKKLQSASDDSLMVSCANLEDSLTHGDHSDIVGSDLFAELKIVREALPEGVKKPTEVLDFLQSVHDFYPNSSIANRILLTIPVSVASAERSFSKLKLIKSYLRSTISQERLSDLAILSIERELLRNIDFESLVNEFLEKKGRQIMF, from the exons ATGGTTGTACAAGATCCTGCGAAAAGATTGCCAATAGATTACAACTTTCCCAAGGATGGTGTTAAGAGACATTTCTCTCATTTGCATTATACAAGACAATTGGGTGATGGGAAAAAACAAGATCGACGTTGGCTACTTTATTCAAAAAAACTAAACAAGATCTTTTGTTTCTGCTGCAAATTGTTCAATAAGAGTGACAGTAGTCAATTGGCATCTGTGGGGTTCAACGATTGGAGAAATGTATTGAAAAGGCTTAAAGAACATGAATCTGGTCGTGAACATATATTATGTATGAAGCAGTGGGCAGAACTAGATCTCAGGCTGCAAAAGAATCAGACCATTGACAAATATGCTCAAGATGAAATCAACAAAGAGAAAATCCATTGGAGACAAGTGCTGCTTAGGATAATTTCTGTAGTGAAAACTCTTGCTAAACAAAATTTAGCATTTCGTGGAAGCAACAAAAAGATTGGAGAAGAAGGTTGTGGGACTTTCTTAAGCTTTATCGAGATGATTGCTGATTTTGATCCTGTGATGATCGAACATCTTAGGAGATTTAAAGAACGTGAATCTCGTACTCATTATCTCAGTGGCAGAATTCAGAATGAGTTAATAGCTTTGTTGGGCAATGAGATCAAAGGTATGATCATCAAGAAAATTCAAAGTGCAAAATTTTTCTCTGTTATTCTTGACTGCACTCCAGATATCAGTCATCATGAACAAATGACTGTTGTCATACGGTGTGTAGATGTGTCCACAACTTCAGTTAAGGTTGAAGAATTTTTTTTAACGTTTCTGAAAGTTGATGATACATCTGGAGAAGGGCTTTTTCGTGATCTGCAAGATGTATTGGTTGCTTTTGATTTGAAAATTGATGATGTGAGAGGACAAG GCTGGAAAATCTTTGAAGATCATGTAGATGGTCTAACACTTAAGTCTTTGTCGAATACTCGTTGGGAGAGCCATGGTGAAAGTGTTAAGGCGATACGGTTTCAAGCTCCTAAAATCATGAACGCTTTAGTTTACATTGCTGAAAATAGTGTTGATCCACAAGAGCAGA AGTCTATGGAGATTGAGGCTGTGTTCCCCAAGCAAGGAAAGCGAGTAATCAAAAGAAAAATACAACATGGCGAGAGTTCAGAGAATGTAGAGGGGAGTGTGACATTATCACCCGAAGAGAAATTTAGAGTTGATTACTTCATTCAGATCATGGACCAAGCTCTCTACTCGCTTGGGACAAGATTTGAACAATTCGAGAAGTATGAAAAAATATTTGGATTTTTGTTTGATTTGAAGAAACTGCAGTCAGCAAGTGATGATAGTTTGATGGTTTCCTGTGCCAATCTTGAAGATTCTCTAACTCATGGTGATCATTCAGATATTGTTGGTAGTGATCTTTTTGCTGAACTTAAAATTGTAAGAGAAGCTTTACCAGAAGGAGTTAAGAAGCCTACTGAAGTGCTAGACTTTTTGCAAAGTGTTCATGATTTTTATCCGAACTCATCGATTGCTAATCGAATATTGTTGACCATCCCTGTTTCGGTTGCATCTGCTGAGAGGAGTTTTTCGAAGTTGAAGCTAATAAAATCTTATCTTCGTTCGACTATATCACAAGAAAGATTAAGTGATTTGGCTATCTTATCTATCGAGAGAGAACTCTTAAGGAACATTGATTTTGAAAGTTTAGTCAATGAGTTCTTAGAAAAGAAGGGAAGACAAATTATGTTTTAG
- the LOC106295284 gene encoding protein IQ-DOMAIN 32-like isoform X1, translating into MGRSPASSCLRIIACAGGDDATEPTANKSSRGWSFRKKSGKNRGLITSVVSDTTPASRTRETLESALLNSPSPDNNILSEKHAFSVDDDEKTKKSQLPVTYVAEPVDEKKKQSAEDKTTELPVLVESKGTETEEDADAILIEKDTTPEVEPEASEADDVMIITRKESDDKLDDSVIIIIQAAVRGFLARKELLRRKKVVKLQAAFRGHLVRNQAMGSLRCVQAIVKMQTLVRARHSTKDGSRISAISFQDKAETNAATQKLLENKFAKHLMESTPKTKPISIKCDPTKPSSAWSWLERWMSVSNPEKTSKSDMETEEQQLEGTKSSQADVVNSDSTLETEAETGLSIKVAAHPVELSETEKMSQYDSPEASAEADRDLIQSHPLAAKDPEALLEEDDQPKPSLDRKASNPSFIAAQSKFEELTASTGSSKALVLSSKDGVLGEEGKTDKDPSEANTMSTKKDQSLEDVALGGSECGTELSVTSSLDSLDKKSDIESAEPKVESKLLENGTPKTDQAELIEIDVKAETPLAIVEDRREDEVEVSVIQNESVISTPDSKKRQAEDGTGLQALTPMSVTESQATPASQASSSVRTRKEKSGKSGSSQKRKVSKKITSTPPKRETGNGEGKNVREQEEGKEQKSGRRNSFGNDQEARESSGGKNSLPRFMQPTQSAKLKVQEHNSPRSSPDLQERDVSVKKRHSLPVGANGKQGSSPRIQRSASQAQPGAKERKWQR; encoded by the exons ATGGGAAGATCTCCAGCTTCTTCTTGTCTCCGTATCATCGCTTGCGCCGGTGGTGACGATGCCACCGAACCTACGGCG AACAAGAGCTCGCGCGGATGGAGTTTCAGGAAGAAATCTGGGAAAAATCGAGGGTTGATCACTAGTGTTGTCTCTGATACAACTCCTGCTTCTAGGACTAGAGAAACTCTTGAATCTGCTCTCCTCAACTCCCCATCTCCTGACAATAACATTCTCTCTGAAAAGCACGCTTTCTCTGTTGATGATGATGAGAAGACGAAGAAGAGCCAGTTACCTGTTACCTATGTGGCTGAACCTGTGGATGAGAAGAAAAAACAATCCGCTGAGGATAAAACAACGGAGTTGCCTGTTCTTGTGGAATCGAAGGGGACTGAGACTGAGGAGGATGCTGATGCAATTCTGATAGAGAAAGACACTACTCCCGAGGTTGAACCAGAAGCATCTGAAGCCGATGATGTGATGATCATTACCAGAAAAGAAAGTGATGATAAACTTGATGATTCTGTTATCATCATCATCCAAGCTGCCGTACGTGGCTTTTTG GCGCGAAAAGAGCTTTTGAGGCGGAAGAAAGTTGTTAAACTTCAAGCTGCCTTTCGTGGCCACCTGGTTAGGAACCAGGCAATGGGATCGCTGCGCTGTGTCCAAGCTATTGTCAAAATGCAGACGCTGGTCCGTGCTCGCCATTCCACCAAAGATGGTAGCCGTATTTCAGCAATCTCG TTTCAGGATAAGGCGGAAACAAATGCAGCAACACAAAAGCTTCTTGAAAACAAGTTTGCTAAACAC CTAATGGAGTCAACTCCCAAGACGAAGCCTATCAGCATTAAATGTGATCCAACAAAACCTAGTTCCGCTTGGAGCTGGTTGGAGAGGTGGATGTCTGTTTCCAACCCTGAGAAGACTTCGAAATCTGATATGGAAACGGAAGAGCAACAGTTGGAAGGAACCAAATCATCTCAAGCTGACGTGGTGAACTCTGACTCAACCTTAGAGACCGAAGCTGAAACTGGTCTCTCAATTAAGGTAGCAGCTCATCCTGTTGAGCTATCTGAGACAGAGAAAATGAGCCAATATGATTCACCAGAAGCATCTGCGGAGGCTGATCGTGACTTGATCCAGTCTCATCCACTTGCTGCAAAGGATCCAGAGGCTTTGCTCGAAGAGGATGATCAGCCTAAACCTTCTTTGGATCGTAAGGCAAGCAACCCTTCATTCATTGCCGCGCAGTCGAAGTTTGAGGAACTTACTGCATCCACTGGTTCCAGCAAAGCATTGGTGCTTTCTTCTAAAGATGGTGTTTTAGGTGAAGAAGGCAAAACAGATAAAGATCCATCAGAGGCTAACACTATGAGCACGAAAAAGGATCAGTCTCTGGAAGATGTTGCTCTCGGTGGATCTGAGTGCGGCACCGAACTCTCTGTAACTTCTTCCCTTGATTCACTTGACAAGAAGTCAGACATTGAAAGTGCAGAGCCCAAGGTTGAATCTAAGCTTCTAGAGAACGGCACTCCCAAAACAGACCAAGCAGAGTTGATAGAAATTGATGTGAAAGCTGAAACTCCATTGGCTATTGTTGAGGACCGTAGGGAGGATGAAGTTGAGGTTTCAGTAATACAGAATGAATCAGTTATTAGTACACCAGATTCCAAAAAAAGACAGGCAGAAGATGGAACAGGGCTTCAAGCTTTAACTCCGATGTCAGTCACTGAATCTCAGGCAACACCGGCAAGTCAAGCATCATCTTCAGTTAGAACAAGAAAGGAAAAATCCGGCAAGAGTGGTTCAAGCCAAAAGAGGAAAGTTAGCAAGAAAATAACATCAACTCCTCCCAAACGGGAAACTGGTAACGGTGAGGGTAAGAATGTGAGAGAACAAGAAGAAGGGAAAGAACAGAAAAGCGGGAGAAGAAACTCTTTTGGTAATGATCAAGAAGCAAGAGAGAGCAGCGGAGGCAAGAACTCTCTTCCCAGGTTCATGCAGCCAACACAGTCGGCAAAACTTAAGGTTCAAGAACATAACTCACCAAGATCAAGCCCTGATCTTCAGGAAAGAGACGTTTCCGTCAAGAAGAGACATTCGCTGCCTGTTGGTGCCAATGGGAAACAAGGCTCTTCTCCTAGAATCCAACGGTCTGCGTCTCAAGCACAACCGGGAGCAAAGG AGAGAAAATGGCAGAGATGA
- the LOC106295284 gene encoding protein IQ-DOMAIN 32-like isoform X2 — translation MGRSPASSCLRIIACAGGDDATEPTANKSSRGWSFRKKSGKNRGLITSVVSDTTPASRTRETLESALLNSPSPDNNILSEKHAFSVDDDEKTKKSQLPVTYVAEPVDEKKKQSAEDKTTELPVLVESKGTETEEDADAILIEKDTTPEVEPEASEADDVMIITRKESDDKLDDSVIIIIQAAVRGFLARKELLRRKKVVKLQAAFRGHLVRNQAMGSLRCVQAIVKMQTLVRARHSTKDGSRISAISDKAETNAATQKLLENKFAKHLMESTPKTKPISIKCDPTKPSSAWSWLERWMSVSNPEKTSKSDMETEEQQLEGTKSSQADVVNSDSTLETEAETGLSIKVAAHPVELSETEKMSQYDSPEASAEADRDLIQSHPLAAKDPEALLEEDDQPKPSLDRKASNPSFIAAQSKFEELTASTGSSKALVLSSKDGVLGEEGKTDKDPSEANTMSTKKDQSLEDVALGGSECGTELSVTSSLDSLDKKSDIESAEPKVESKLLENGTPKTDQAELIEIDVKAETPLAIVEDRREDEVEVSVIQNESVISTPDSKKRQAEDGTGLQALTPMSVTESQATPASQASSSVRTRKEKSGKSGSSQKRKVSKKITSTPPKRETGNGEGKNVREQEEGKEQKSGRRNSFGNDQEARESSGGKNSLPRFMQPTQSAKLKVQEHNSPRSSPDLQERDVSVKKRHSLPVGANGKQGSSPRIQRSASQAQPGAKERKWQR, via the exons ATGGGAAGATCTCCAGCTTCTTCTTGTCTCCGTATCATCGCTTGCGCCGGTGGTGACGATGCCACCGAACCTACGGCG AACAAGAGCTCGCGCGGATGGAGTTTCAGGAAGAAATCTGGGAAAAATCGAGGGTTGATCACTAGTGTTGTCTCTGATACAACTCCTGCTTCTAGGACTAGAGAAACTCTTGAATCTGCTCTCCTCAACTCCCCATCTCCTGACAATAACATTCTCTCTGAAAAGCACGCTTTCTCTGTTGATGATGATGAGAAGACGAAGAAGAGCCAGTTACCTGTTACCTATGTGGCTGAACCTGTGGATGAGAAGAAAAAACAATCCGCTGAGGATAAAACAACGGAGTTGCCTGTTCTTGTGGAATCGAAGGGGACTGAGACTGAGGAGGATGCTGATGCAATTCTGATAGAGAAAGACACTACTCCCGAGGTTGAACCAGAAGCATCTGAAGCCGATGATGTGATGATCATTACCAGAAAAGAAAGTGATGATAAACTTGATGATTCTGTTATCATCATCATCCAAGCTGCCGTACGTGGCTTTTTG GCGCGAAAAGAGCTTTTGAGGCGGAAGAAAGTTGTTAAACTTCAAGCTGCCTTTCGTGGCCACCTGGTTAGGAACCAGGCAATGGGATCGCTGCGCTGTGTCCAAGCTATTGTCAAAATGCAGACGCTGGTCCGTGCTCGCCATTCCACCAAAGATGGTAGCCGTATTTCAGCAATCTCG GATAAGGCGGAAACAAATGCAGCAACACAAAAGCTTCTTGAAAACAAGTTTGCTAAACAC CTAATGGAGTCAACTCCCAAGACGAAGCCTATCAGCATTAAATGTGATCCAACAAAACCTAGTTCCGCTTGGAGCTGGTTGGAGAGGTGGATGTCTGTTTCCAACCCTGAGAAGACTTCGAAATCTGATATGGAAACGGAAGAGCAACAGTTGGAAGGAACCAAATCATCTCAAGCTGACGTGGTGAACTCTGACTCAACCTTAGAGACCGAAGCTGAAACTGGTCTCTCAATTAAGGTAGCAGCTCATCCTGTTGAGCTATCTGAGACAGAGAAAATGAGCCAATATGATTCACCAGAAGCATCTGCGGAGGCTGATCGTGACTTGATCCAGTCTCATCCACTTGCTGCAAAGGATCCAGAGGCTTTGCTCGAAGAGGATGATCAGCCTAAACCTTCTTTGGATCGTAAGGCAAGCAACCCTTCATTCATTGCCGCGCAGTCGAAGTTTGAGGAACTTACTGCATCCACTGGTTCCAGCAAAGCATTGGTGCTTTCTTCTAAAGATGGTGTTTTAGGTGAAGAAGGCAAAACAGATAAAGATCCATCAGAGGCTAACACTATGAGCACGAAAAAGGATCAGTCTCTGGAAGATGTTGCTCTCGGTGGATCTGAGTGCGGCACCGAACTCTCTGTAACTTCTTCCCTTGATTCACTTGACAAGAAGTCAGACATTGAAAGTGCAGAGCCCAAGGTTGAATCTAAGCTTCTAGAGAACGGCACTCCCAAAACAGACCAAGCAGAGTTGATAGAAATTGATGTGAAAGCTGAAACTCCATTGGCTATTGTTGAGGACCGTAGGGAGGATGAAGTTGAGGTTTCAGTAATACAGAATGAATCAGTTATTAGTACACCAGATTCCAAAAAAAGACAGGCAGAAGATGGAACAGGGCTTCAAGCTTTAACTCCGATGTCAGTCACTGAATCTCAGGCAACACCGGCAAGTCAAGCATCATCTTCAGTTAGAACAAGAAAGGAAAAATCCGGCAAGAGTGGTTCAAGCCAAAAGAGGAAAGTTAGCAAGAAAATAACATCAACTCCTCCCAAACGGGAAACTGGTAACGGTGAGGGTAAGAATGTGAGAGAACAAGAAGAAGGGAAAGAACAGAAAAGCGGGAGAAGAAACTCTTTTGGTAATGATCAAGAAGCAAGAGAGAGCAGCGGAGGCAAGAACTCTCTTCCCAGGTTCATGCAGCCAACACAGTCGGCAAAACTTAAGGTTCAAGAACATAACTCACCAAGATCAAGCCCTGATCTTCAGGAAAGAGACGTTTCCGTCAAGAAGAGACATTCGCTGCCTGTTGGTGCCAATGGGAAACAAGGCTCTTCTCCTAGAATCCAACGGTCTGCGTCTCAAGCACAACCGGGAGCAAAGG AGAGAAAATGGCAGAGATGA
- the LOC106344181 gene encoding protein RCC2 homolog — protein sequence MKDSSVKLAYEAQPRPKAMASLAGETIVKVACGANHSVAVDKNGFVYTWGFGGYGSKAWGHRQHPRRIDVFQRHKVLPPNAIVSAGSANSACTAGGGQLYMWGKIKNNGDDWMYPKPMMDLSGWNLRWMDSGSMHHFVGADSSCISWGHAQYGELGYGPNGQKSSAAPKKVDLLWECMQWVWHAVYPILW from the exons ATGAAGGATAGCTCGGTTAAACTCGCCTACGAAGCTCAGCCACGTCCTAAAGCCATGGCCTCTCTTGCAGGTGAAACAATTGTCAAAGTTGCATGTGGAGCAAATCACTCAG TGGCCGTCGATAAGAATGGGTTTGTTTACAC ATGGGGCTTTGGTGGATATGGAAG CAAGGCTTGGGGACATAGGCAGCATCCTCGCCGCATTGATGTGTTTCAGAGACATAAAGTTTTACCTCCTAATGCTATTGTCTCTGCTGGCTCTGCAAACTCTGCGTGTACTGCTG GTGGAGGACAGTTATATATGTGGGGTAAGATCAAGAACAATGGTGATGATTGGATGTACCCTAAACCTATGATGGATCTAAG TGGTTGGAACTTGCGGTGGATGGATTCAGGAAGCATGCATCATTTTGTTGGTGCGGATAGTTCATGCATAAGCTGGGGTCATGCTCAGTATGGAGAGCTTGGTTATGGCCCCAACGGTCAAAA ATCCTCTGCAGCGCCTAAAAAGGTGGATTTACTCTGGGAATGCATGCAATGGG TGTGGCATGCGGTTTATCCCATTCTATGGTAA